The following are from one region of the Streptococcus sp. 1643 genome:
- a CDS encoding helix-hairpin-helix domain-containing protein: MSKKLQRKKQLRNSLRRSGAFSSTVTKVVEETKKVVKHAEKSASEAGKVVSKKVEQAVEATKEQAQKVANSVEDFAATLGGLSVDRAKTFYDEGIKSASDFKNWTEKELLALKGIGPATIKKLKEHGISFK, translated from the coding sequence ATGTCAAAGAAACTCCAACGTAAAAAACAATTGCGAAATAGCCTTCGTCGCTCAGGTGCCTTTTCAAGTACGGTGACCAAAGTTGTCGAAGAGACCAAGAAAGTTGTGAAACACGCAGAAAAATCTGCCAGCGAAGCAGGAAAAGTTGTCTCTAAAAAAGTGGAACAAGCAGTAGAAGCGACTAAGGAACAAGCTCAAAAAGTAGCGAATTCAGTAGAAGATTTTGCAGCGACTTTGGGTGGCCTCTCAGTAGATCGTGCTAAGACTTTCTATGATGAAGGTATCAAGTCAGCTTCTGACTTCAAAAACTGGACAGAAAAAGAACTCCTTGCCTTGAAAGGAATCGGCCCAGCTACGATTAAGAAATTAAAAGAACACGGAATCAGCTTCAAGTAA
- a CDS encoding GNAT family N-acetyltransferase has product MTRAELPEHLETERLVLRVRTVADVVDIFDYASRPEVSYPAGFPPVKTLEDEIYYLEHILPERNQKENLPAGYGIVVKGTDKVIGSVDFPRRREDDVLEIGYILHPDHWGLGYVLEAARALIDLAFKELNLHKIELTCFGNNIKSQRVAEKLGFTLEARIRDRKDAQGNRCDDLRYGLLKSEWEVI; this is encoded by the coding sequence ATGACAAGAGCAGAGTTGCCAGAACATTTAGAAACTGAACGGCTTGTTTTACGAGTCCGTACCGTGGCTGATGTTGTGGATATCTTTGACTATGCCAGTAGGCCAGAAGTTTCCTACCCAGCAGGCTTTCCTCCCGTCAAGACCTTGGAAGATGAGATTTATTATCTGGAGCATATCCTTCCTGAGCGTAATCAAAAGGAAAATCTACCAGCGGGATACGGGATTGTCGTTAAAGGAACCGATAAGGTCATCGGCTCTGTTGATTTCCCTCGTCGTCGCGAGGATGATGTCTTGGAGATTGGCTATATCTTACATCCAGACCATTGGGGTCTAGGTTATGTTCTAGAGGCGGCACGTGCCTTGATTGACCTAGCTTTTAAAGAATTGAATCTGCATAAGATTGAACTGACTTGTTTTGGCAACAATATCAAAAGTCAACGAGTCGCAGAGAAACTTGGCTTCACCCTCGAAGCTCGCATAAGAGACCGCAAAGATGCCCAAGGAAATCGCTGTGATGATTTGAGATACGGCTTGCTGAAGAGTGAGTGGGAGGTGATTTGA
- a CDS encoding AAA family ATPase, which yields MHLFIIGAPASGKMTIGQELSRLTNATLFYNHQAIDFALEIYQDYTKEMWEFVRGITFSFLGASARNQRSVILTDVIDFSNQYQLLYLKQIQDLLDDYHQEILFVELETTLEERLHRNRTENRLKHKPLKRHVEISEREILDTAETLQLNSQHQPNELYHYLKINNTNLSGAEVAKQIQDKMNTIEKGQTHV from the coding sequence ATGCATCTTTTCATCATTGGGGCTCCAGCTTCTGGGAAAATGACGATTGGTCAAGAGTTATCTCGACTGACGAATGCTACCCTCTTTTATAACCATCAAGCCATCGATTTTGCGCTAGAAATCTATCAGGACTATACAAAGGAAATGTGGGAATTTGTTCGTGGAATTACCTTTTCTTTCCTTGGAGCAAGTGCTAGGAATCAGCGATCTGTGATTTTAACAGACGTAATTGATTTTTCAAATCAGTACCAGCTGCTGTATTTGAAGCAAATTCAGGATTTGTTGGATGATTATCATCAAGAGATTCTGTTTGTTGAGTTGGAAACGACACTTGAGGAGCGCTTACATCGAAATCGAACGGAGAATCGATTAAAGCACAAACCCTTAAAACGGCATGTTGAGATATCTGAAAGAGAAATTTTGGATACTGCTGAAACACTTCAATTAAATTCCCAACATCAACCGAATGAGTTGTACCACTACCTTAAAATAAATAATACGAATCTGTCTGGAGCCGAAGTTGCCAAGCAGATTCAAGATAAAATGAATACAATAGAGAAAGGACAAACACATGTCTAA
- a CDS encoding valine--tRNA ligase, translating into MSKELSPKYNPAEVEAGRYQKWLDADVFKPSGDQKAKPYSIVIPPPNVTGKLHLGHAWDTTLQDIIIRQKRMQGFDTLWLPGMDHAGIATQAKVEERLRGEGITRYDLGREKFLEKVWEWKDEYATTIKEQWGKMGLSVDYSRERFTLDEGLSKAVRKVFVDLYKKGWIYRGEFIINWDPAARTALSDIEVIHKDVEGAFYHMNYMLEDGSRALEVATTRPETMFGDVAVAVNPEDPRYKELIGKNVILPIANKLIPIVGDEHADPEFGTGVVKITPAHDPNDFLVGQRHNLPQVNVMNDDGTMNDLAFEFAGMDRFEARKAVVAKLEEIGALVKIEKRVHSVGHSERTGVVVEPRLSTQWFVKMDQLAKNAIANQDTEDKVEFYPPRFNDTFLQWMENVHDWVISRQLWWGHQIPAWYNAEGEMYVGEEAPEGDGWTQDEDVLDTWFSSALWPFSTMGWPDVDSEDFKRYFPTSTLVTGYDIIFFWVSRMIFQSLEFTGRQPFQNVLIHGLIRDEQGRKMSKSLGNGIDPMDVIEKYGADALRWFLSNGSAPGQDVRFSYEKMDASWNFINKIWNISRYILMNNEGLTLEQATANVEKVTNKEAGNVTDRWILHNLNETIGKVTENFDKFEFGVAGHILYNFIWDEFADWYVELTKEVLYSDNEEEKVITRSVLLYTLDKILRLLHPIMPFVTEEIFGQISEASIVTAAYPTVNPAFEDLAAHTGVESLKDLIRAVRNARAEVNVAPSKPITILVKTSDSDLEAFFNSNVNYIKRFTNPEHLEIASNIPAPELAMSSVITGAEIYLPLADLLNIEEELARLDKELAKWQKELDMVGKKLSNERFVANAKPEVVQKERDKQADYQAKYDATVARIDEMKKLVK; encoded by the coding sequence ATGTCTAAAGAACTTTCACCTAAATACAATCCAGCCGAAGTTGAGGCTGGTCGTTACCAAAAATGGCTTGATGCCGATGTTTTCAAGCCTTCAGGCGATCAAAAGGCTAAGCCATATTCTATCGTCATTCCACCACCAAACGTAACTGGGAAACTCCACCTTGGTCACGCTTGGGACACGACTTTGCAGGATATTATCATCCGACAAAAACGTATGCAAGGTTTTGATACGCTTTGGCTTCCTGGTATGGACCACGCGGGGATTGCTACTCAGGCTAAGGTTGAGGAGCGCTTGCGTGGTGAGGGCATTACGCGTTATGACCTCGGTCGTGAAAAATTCTTGGAAAAAGTCTGGGAATGGAAAGACGAATATGCTACTACCATCAAGGAACAATGGGGCAAGATGGGTCTCTCTGTAGACTACTCTCGTGAGCGTTTCACCCTTGACGAAGGTTTGTCGAAAGCCGTTCGCAAGGTCTTTGTGGACCTTTACAAGAAAGGCTGGATCTACCGTGGTGAGTTTATCATCAACTGGGATCCAGCAGCTCGCACAGCCCTTTCTGATATCGAAGTGATTCACAAGGATGTCGAAGGTGCCTTCTACCACATGAACTACATGCTAGAAGACGGTTCACGCGCCCTTGAAGTTGCGACAACTCGTCCAGAGACCATGTTTGGGGACGTTGCGGTTGCGGTCAATCCAGAAGACCCACGCTACAAGGAATTGATTGGTAAAAACGTCATCCTTCCAATCGCTAATAAACTAATTCCAATCGTTGGGGATGAACACGCTGACCCTGAGTTTGGTACTGGTGTCGTGAAAATCACACCTGCCCATGATCCAAACGACTTCTTGGTTGGTCAACGTCATAACTTGCCACAAGTTAACGTCATGAACGACGACGGAACCATGAATGACTTGGCCTTCGAATTTGCAGGTATGGACCGTTTTGAAGCTCGTAAGGCAGTCGTTGCTAAGTTGGAAGAAATCGGTGCCCTCGTTAAAATTGAAAAACGTGTTCACAGTGTTGGTCACTCAGAACGTACAGGTGTTGTGGTTGAACCACGCTTGTCTACTCAATGGTTCGTCAAGATGGATCAATTGGCTAAAAATGCCATTGCCAACCAAGATACAGAAGACAAGGTAGAATTCTACCCACCTCGTTTCAACGATACCTTCCTTCAATGGATGGAAAATGTCCATGATTGGGTAATCTCTCGTCAGCTCTGGTGGGGTCACCAAATCCCTGCTTGGTACAATGCTGAGGGTGAAATGTACGTTGGCGAAGAAGCTCCAGAAGGCGACGGATGGACTCAGGACGAAGATGTCTTGGATACTTGGTTCAGTTCTGCCCTCTGGCCATTCTCAACCATGGGCTGGCCTGATGTCGACTCAGAAGACTTCAAACGTTACTTCCCAACTTCAACCTTGGTAACAGGTTACGACATCATCTTCTTCTGGGTGTCTCGTATGATCTTCCAATCTCTGGAATTCACAGGTCGTCAGCCATTCCAAAACGTCCTTATTCACGGTCTCATCCGTGACGAGCAAGGACGCAAGATGTCTAAATCTCTCGGTAACGGGATTGACCCGATGGATGTTATCGAGAAATACGGTGCCGATGCCCTTCGTTGGTTCCTTTCAAACGGTTCTGCACCAGGGCAAGACGTGCGCTTCTCTTACGAGAAAATGGATGCTTCATGGAACTTCATTAACAAGATCTGGAACATCTCTCGCTATATCCTCATGAACAATGAAGGCTTGACTCTCGAGCAAGCAACTGCCAATGTCGAAAAAGTTACCAACAAGGAAGCTGGAAACGTCACAGACCGCTGGATCCTCCACAACCTCAATGAAACGATCGGAAAAGTCACTGAAAACTTTGATAAATTTGAGTTTGGTGTTGCTGGACACATCCTCTACAACTTCATCTGGGATGAGTTTGCGGACTGGTACGTTGAGTTGACCAAGGAAGTCCTTTATAGCGATAATGAAGAAGAGAAAGTCATCACACGTTCTGTTCTCCTTTATACTTTGGACAAGATCCTTCGTCTCCTTCACCCAATCATGCCATTCGTGACAGAGGAAATCTTTGGACAAATCTCAGAAGCTTCTATCGTTACAGCAGCATACCCAACTGTCAATCCAGCCTTTGAAGACCTTGCTGCCCACACAGGTGTGGAGAGTCTCAAAGACTTGATCCGTGCTGTTCGGAATGCGCGTGCGGAAGTAAACGTAGCACCAAGCAAGCCTATCACCATCCTTGTCAAGACAAGCGATAGCGACTTGGAAGCTTTCTTTAACAGCAATGTCAACTACATCAAACGCTTCACAAATCCAGAACACTTGGAAATCGCATCAAACATCCCTGCACCTGAACTCGCTATGTCAAGCGTCATCACAGGAGCAGAAATCTACTTGCCACTCGCAGACCTCCTCAATATCGAAGAAGAATTAGCTCGTCTCGACAAGGAACTGGCTAAATGGCAAAAAGAACTGGATATGGTTGGTAAGAAGCTCTCTAACGAACGCTTCGTAGCCAACGCCAAACCAGAAGTCGTCCAAAAAGAACGCGACAAACAAGCCGACTACCAAGCCAAATACGATGCGACCGTCGCACGTATTGATGAGATGAAGAAGTTGGTGAAATAA
- a CDS encoding DUF3883 domain-containing protein — MSKHPHYELLNLIGYGLAKFDKLFIKEFQCSSKSEFYRYIVSLGFAETTGVVKNRMDLFDPYFENNRKGWWQKAEVYRFRKDLIDMMFGNEDVHSYAEIVKMLLASEVEKTGITIVEKPIIRTKFKRLQETGMKAENYFILHFDKEEKFQGGQLTDARLYGDGYDFQVDVQEHSYLAEVKGIRKPKGRIRLTSREYEKAKEFKSDFILSLVTNLDDIPKLVLIDNPLNHFEFKKSIIKNEVIEYRSLEDLY; from the coding sequence ATGTCCAAACACCCTCATTATGAATTGTTAAATTTAATTGGCTATGGTCTTGCCAAATTTGATAAGTTGTTTATAAAAGAGTTTCAATGCTCTAGTAAATCTGAGTTTTATCGTTATATAGTTTCTTTGGGTTTCGCAGAAACGACAGGTGTAGTTAAAAATAGAATGGATTTATTTGACCCCTATTTTGAGAACAATCGGAAAGGTTGGTGGCAAAAAGCCGAAGTTTACCGTTTTCGTAAAGATTTAATTGATATGATGTTTGGGAATGAAGATGTTCACAGTTATGCAGAAATCGTTAAAATGTTGCTTGCAAGTGAAGTGGAGAAAACAGGCATAACCATCGTTGAAAAACCAATAATTAGAACTAAATTCAAACGTCTACAAGAAACTGGAATGAAAGCAGAAAATTACTTTATACTCCATTTTGATAAAGAAGAAAAATTTCAAGGTGGACAATTAACCGATGCCCGTCTTTATGGTGATGGATATGATTTCCAAGTAGATGTTCAAGAACATTCTTATCTTGCCGAAGTTAAAGGAATTCGAAAACCTAAGGGTCGCATTCGATTGACTTCCAGAGAATATGAAAAAGCCAAAGAGTTTAAATCAGATTTTATTTTATCCTTGGTTACCAACCTGGATGATATTCCAAAGTTAGTATTAATCGATAATCCATTGAATCATTTTGAATTTAAAAAGAGTATCATAAAGAATGAAGTTATAGAATACAGAAGTCTTGAAGATTTATATTAG
- a CDS encoding TetR/AcrR family transcriptional regulator gives MPPKVKFSKETIIGTALQLVREEGMASLTARALAEQLGATPRVIFGQFANMAELQAEVIVAAEMVVVEYIRKALEDEKPFRSVGVAYILFASKEPQLFQLLFQNPSKDPIRRFQDFLPMKDHSYQLVLESIVADYPLTLEEASRLYQHLFIYSHGMASMVASGIYQFSMEEVIGLLTEVCQSLIKEMVEKK, from the coding sequence ATGCCACCAAAGGTTAAATTTAGTAAAGAGACTATCATTGGGACAGCTTTACAATTGGTGAGAGAAGAGGGCATGGCTAGTTTGACGGCTCGAGCATTAGCGGAGCAACTGGGAGCCACACCAAGAGTCATTTTTGGGCAATTTGCCAATATGGCCGAGTTACAAGCAGAGGTTATTGTTGCTGCAGAGATGGTCGTAGTGGAGTATATACGAAAGGCTTTAGAAGATGAGAAGCCATTTCGATCTGTCGGGGTTGCTTATATCCTGTTCGCCTCAAAAGAGCCCCAACTTTTTCAATTGCTTTTCCAAAATCCTAGCAAAGATCCGATTCGTCGCTTTCAAGATTTTCTTCCCATGAAGGATCATAGTTACCAATTGGTTCTGGAATCGATTGTAGCAGACTATCCATTGACGTTAGAGGAGGCTAGTCGCCTGTACCAGCATTTATTTATCTACTCACACGGCATGGCCTCTATGGTTGCTTCTGGTATTTATCAATTCAGCATGGAAGAAGTGATTGGTTTATTGACAGAAGTTTGTCAATCTCTCATCAAAGAAATGGTAGAAAAGAAATGA
- a CDS encoding ABC transporter ATP-binding protein yields the protein MIQLKNVYKGYGQTKVLKGIDLQIQDQDDVVILGPSGSGKSTLLNVLSGLEKVDEGHILIQGQDLSQLTDAQLTAFRREKIAFIFQQYYLLPNLTVRQNVKMGADLANNHDFLQIIEDLGLGDKLDKYPSELSGGEQQRVSIARALAKKPEILFLDEPTGALDEETGRKILDYIWKLKEKLGFTLIMVTHNQNIADMARTIIRVNSGKITEVETNDQPQTAYEIGW from the coding sequence ATGATTCAACTAAAAAATGTTTACAAAGGCTATGGCCAAACCAAGGTTTTAAAAGGGATTGATTTGCAGATTCAAGATCAGGATGATGTAGTTATCCTAGGTCCTTCTGGATCGGGCAAGTCAACTCTCTTAAATGTGTTATCAGGATTAGAAAAGGTAGACGAGGGGCATATCCTCATTCAAGGGCAGGATTTATCGCAACTCACAGATGCTCAATTGACAGCCTTTAGACGTGAGAAGATAGCCTTTATTTTTCAGCAGTATTATTTATTACCGAATCTAACGGTTAGACAAAATGTAAAGATGGGGGCAGACCTAGCAAACAATCATGATTTTTTGCAGATCATTGAGGATTTGGGCCTTGGAGATAAGCTGGACAAATATCCGAGTGAATTGTCTGGTGGGGAACAGCAGAGAGTCTCCATTGCTCGGGCCTTGGCCAAAAAGCCAGAGATTCTTTTCTTAGATGAGCCGACGGGCGCCCTGGATGAAGAAACAGGGCGAAAGATTCTCGACTATATCTGGAAATTGAAGGAAAAGCTGGGCTTTACCTTGATTATGGTGACACACAATCAAAATATTGCGGATATGGCCAGAACTATTATCCGTGTCAATAGTGGCAAGATTACAGAAGTTGAGACCAATGATCAACCTCAGACTGCTTATGAGATTGGATGGTAA
- a CDS encoding FtsX-like permease family protein, whose amino-acid sequence MFSVKDIRKLVVVSIIGACAVFVANLFLNFYLDIEQLEISKINPMMQTYYDAQVSLSWMVAMVSGVVLSLTSVLLMCFYIKQFVDDHKEQLGILKALGYSNGQLAKRFWAFGLSFGAGALLGYLASFLMMGHFYDFRNEKGILPEITIHFHWQLLIALVILPTTFFMVLAIGYARRQLQTPALRLLKKSPTPIKAKRKKSAPKKEKSFQKELSSSLIWGRKSILFFVVFGSMCFAAMVQLSFGLRDYTDDIIQTMMIMIGLILSFSILFLSLGIVVSESRETLALMKAFGYTDREYQDHILSPYRFWAYLGFVLGTAYQYTIMEILIGVIKDTIPEKIEHHFDGNVCFWTLIGFAVVYESLFYLSNRKLQKQTIKEVLLAE is encoded by the coding sequence ATGTTTTCAGTAAAAGATATTCGTAAATTAGTTGTCGTCAGTATCATTGGGGCTTGTGCGGTCTTTGTGGCCAATCTCTTCTTGAATTTTTACCTGGATATCGAGCAGTTGGAGATTTCTAAAATCAATCCCATGATGCAGACCTACTATGATGCCCAGGTTTCGCTTTCCTGGATGGTGGCCATGGTCAGTGGGGTTGTCTTGTCCTTGACGTCGGTCCTTCTCATGTGTTTTTATATCAAACAATTTGTCGATGACCACAAGGAACAATTAGGAATTTTAAAGGCTTTGGGATACAGCAATGGCCAGTTAGCTAAACGGTTTTGGGCCTTTGGGCTCAGTTTTGGAGCTGGAGCGCTTCTTGGCTATTTAGCTTCTTTTCTAATGATGGGACATTTTTATGACTTTCGCAATGAGAAGGGGATTTTGCCAGAAATTACCATTCATTTTCACTGGCAGCTCTTGATCGCTTTAGTGATACTGCCAACGACTTTCTTTATGGTTCTTGCGATTGGCTATGCTAGAAGACAACTACAAACGCCGGCCCTTCGCCTATTGAAAAAATCCCCAACACCGATTAAGGCCAAAAGGAAAAAAAGTGCTCCTAAGAAAGAAAAATCCTTCCAAAAAGAGCTGTCTTCGTCGCTGATTTGGGGGAGAAAATCGATCCTGTTTTTTGTAGTCTTTGGCTCTATGTGTTTTGCGGCCATGGTTCAATTGTCCTTTGGTCTAAGGGACTACACAGATGACATCATCCAAACCATGATGATCATGATTGGCTTGATCCTTTCTTTCTCTATTCTCTTTTTGTCACTAGGGATTGTCGTCTCAGAAAGCCGCGAAACCCTGGCTCTTATGAAGGCTTTTGGCTACACAGATCGTGAATACCAAGATCATATCCTATCTCCCTATCGTTTCTGGGCCTATCTAGGATTTGTTCTTGGGACGGCTTATCAGTACACTATCATGGAAATCTTGATTGGTGTGATCAAAGATACGATTCCTGAAAAGATTGAGCATCACTTTGATGGGAATGTTTGCTTCTGGACTTTGATCGGTTTTGCTGTGGTTTATGAAAGCCTCTTTTATCTATCCAACAGAAAACTCCAAAAGCAAACCATCAAAGAAGTACTCTTAGCTGAATAA
- the rpoE gene encoding DNA-directed RNA polymerase subunit delta, with protein MELEVFAGQEKSELSMIEVARAILELRGRDHEMHFSDLVNEIQNYLGTSNSDIREALPLFYTELNFDGSFISLGDNKWGLRSWYGVDEIDEEIIALEESDDDEVAPKAKKKRVNAFMDGDSDAIDYNADDPEDEDAYEADPALSYDDENPDDEKNEVEAYDAEINEIAPDDLGEDVDLNEEDDEFSDDDAETSEEE; from the coding sequence TTGGAATTAGAAGTATTTGCTGGGCAAGAAAAAAGTGAACTATCTATGATTGAGGTAGCGCGTGCTATCTTGGAACTTCGTGGTCGCGATCATGAGATGCATTTTAGCGATCTTGTAAATGAAATTCAAAACTACCTTGGAACATCAAACAGCGATATCCGCGAAGCTTTGCCTTTGTTCTACACAGAGTTGAACTTTGACGGTAGCTTCATCTCTCTTGGAGACAACAAATGGGGTCTTCGTTCATGGTATGGTGTAGACGAAATTGACGAAGAAATCATCGCTCTTGAAGAAAGTGACGACGATGAAGTAGCTCCAAAAGCTAAGAAAAAACGTGTCAATGCCTTCATGGATGGCGATTCAGATGCTATTGACTACAATGCGGATGATCCAGAAGACGAAGATGCGTACGAAGCAGACCCAGCTCTTTCATACGATGATGAAAATCCAGATGATGAGAAAAATGAAGTGGAAGCTTACGATGCAGAAATCAACGAAATCGCTCCTGATGACTTGGGCGAAGACGTGGATCTCAACGAAGAAGACGACGAGTTTTCTGACGATGATGCTGAAACGAGTGAAGAAGAGTAA
- a CDS encoding CTP synthase, whose translation MSTKYIFVTGGVVSSIGKGIVAASLGRLLKNRGLKVTIQKFDPYINIDPGTMSPYQHGEVFVTDDGAETDLDLGHYERFIDINLNKYSNVTTGKIYSEVLRKERRGEYLGATVQVIPHITDALKEKIKRAAVTTDSDVIITEVGGTVGDIESLPFLEALRQMKADVGADNVMYIHTTLLPYLKAAGEMKTKPTQHSVKELRGLGIQPNMLVIRTEKPAGQGIKNKLAQFCDVAPEAVIESLDVEHLYQIPLNLQAQGMDQIVCDHLKLDAPAADMTEWSAMVDKVMNLKKQVKISLVGKYVELQDAYISVVEALKHSGYANDAEVKINWINANDVTAENVADLLSDADGIIVPGGFGQRGTEGKIQAIRYARENDVPMLGVCLGMQLTCIEFARHVLGLEGANSAELAPDTKYPIIDIMRDQVDVEDMGGTLRLGLYPSKLKRGSKAAAAYHNQEVVQRRHRHRYEFNNVFREQFEAAGFVFSGVSPDNRLVEIVEIPENKFFVACQYHPELSSRPNRPEELYTAFVTAAVENSN comes from the coding sequence ATGTCAACGAAATATATTTTTGTAACTGGTGGTGTGGTATCGTCTATTGGGAAAGGGATTGTCGCAGCAAGTCTGGGCCGCCTCTTGAAAAATCGTGGTCTCAAAGTAACTATTCAGAAGTTTGACCCTTATATCAATATCGACCCGGGAACTATGAGTCCTTACCAGCACGGGGAAGTCTTTGTGACAGATGATGGGGCTGAGACCGATTTGGACTTGGGCCACTATGAACGTTTCATCGATATCAATCTCAACAAATATTCCAACGTGACAACTGGTAAAATCTACAGTGAAGTTCTTCGTAAGGAACGCCGTGGCGAATACCTTGGGGCAACTGTCCAAGTCATTCCTCATATCACAGATGCTTTGAAAGAGAAAATCAAGCGTGCTGCTGTAACGACAGACTCGGATGTCATTATCACAGAGGTTGGTGGAACTGTTGGAGATATCGAGTCCTTGCCATTCCTAGAGGCCCTTCGTCAGATGAAGGCAGATGTGGGGGCAGATAACGTCATGTACATCCATACAACCTTGCTTCCTTACCTCAAGGCTGCTGGTGAGATGAAGACCAAACCAACTCAGCATTCTGTAAAAGAATTGCGTGGTTTGGGAATCCAGCCAAATATGTTGGTCATTCGTACAGAAAAACCAGCTGGTCAGGGCATTAAAAATAAACTAGCTCAGTTCTGTGATGTGGCACCAGAAGCTGTTATTGAATCTTTGGATGTTGAACACCTTTACCAAATTCCATTGAACTTGCAGGCGCAAGGCATGGACCAAATTGTTTGTGATCATTTGAAATTAGATGCACCAGCAGCGGATATGACAGAGTGGTCAGCCATGGTGGACAAGGTCATGAACCTGAAAAAACAAGTCAAGATCTCCCTCGTTGGTAAGTATGTGGAGTTGCAAGATGCCTACATCTCTGTGGTTGAAGCTTTGAAACACTCTGGGTATGCCAACGACGCAGAAGTGAAGATTAATTGGATCAATGCCAATGATGTGACAGCAGAGAATGTAGCAGATCTCTTGTCTGATGCGGACGGAATCATCGTACCAGGAGGTTTTGGTCAACGTGGTACGGAAGGGAAAATCCAAGCCATTCGCTATGCGCGTGAAAATGATGTTCCAATGTTGGGAGTCTGCTTGGGAATGCAGTTGACTTGTATCGAGTTTGCTCGTCACGTTTTAGGTCTTGAAGGTGCCAATTCTGCAGAACTTGCACCAGATACAAAATATCCTATCATTGATATCATGCGTGATCAGGTTGATGTTGAGGATATGGGTGGCACCCTTCGTTTGGGACTTTATCCATCTAAGTTGAAACGTGGCTCTAAAGCAGCGGCTGCTTATCATAATCAAGAAGTGGTGCAACGCCGTCACCGTCACCGATATGAGTTTAACAACGTCTTTCGTGAACAGTTTGAGGCAGCAGGTTTTGTCTTTTCAGGAGTTTCTCCAGACAATCGTTTGGTAGAAATTGTGGAAATTCCTGAAAATAAATTCTTTGTGGCTTGTCAGTATCACCCTGAACTTTCAAGTCGTCCGAACCGTCCAGAAGAACTCTACACTGCCTTTGTGACTGCAGCAGTTGAAAATAGTAACTAG
- a CDS encoding DUF4651 domain-containing protein — protein sequence MNGMKAKKLWMTGLTVAGLSALALGAKKAADNHKLMKTQEELTAIVRELFSDMGEIATLYVQVYESSLERLVGGVIFEDGRHYTFVYENEDLVYEEEVL from the coding sequence ATGAATGGTATGAAAGCTAAGAAATTATGGATGACTGGCTTGACTGTGGCTGGTCTAAGTGCCCTTGCTTTGGGGGCTAAAAAAGCAGCAGATAATCACAAGCTCATGAAGACTCAGGAAGAGTTGACCGCTATCGTGCGCGAACTTTTCTCAGATATGGGTGAGATTGCGACTCTCTATGTTCAAGTCTACGAAAGTAGCCTAGAGCGACTTGTCGGAGGAGTCATTTTCGAGGATGGTCGTCACTATACCTTTGTCTATGAGAATGAAGACCTAGTCTATGAGGAGGAAGTCTTATGA
- a CDS encoding thioredoxin family protein, whose protein sequence is MITPDSIEELAGFVEQDGKKVFLFVADWCGDCRYIYPALPEIEETNPEFTFIRVDRDQYMDLAKLWDVYGIPSLVVLEKDKEIGRFVNRDRKSKEEINDFLVGLK, encoded by the coding sequence ATGATTACTCCCGATAGTATAGAAGAACTAGCAGGTTTTGTCGAGCAAGATGGCAAGAAGGTCTTTCTTTTTGTGGCGGACTGGTGTGGCGATTGTCGTTATATCTATCCTGCCTTGCCAGAGATTGAGGAGACAAATCCAGAGTTCACCTTTATTCGAGTGGACCGTGACCAGTACATGGATCTAGCCAAACTCTGGGATGTGTACGGCATTCCTAGTCTTGTTGTTTTAGAAAAGGACAAGGAAATCGGTCGTTTTGTCAATCGTGACCGTAAAAGCAAGGAAGAAATTAACGACTTTTTAGTAGGACTGAAATAG